Proteins encoded together in one Cherax quadricarinatus isolate ZL_2023a chromosome 33, ASM3850222v1, whole genome shotgun sequence window:
- the LOC128693841 gene encoding uncharacterized protein, translating to MVVQLTWTRVIFWCVVWAEMKLTASLFKVHPKMNGGAMDGPALFSLNFVNGSSGNTTFVPTAVEMDNPVDTTTSGNKSLAPEVYAAVTVSPLSDARKLNAPDDTAVKSVVTEPGFGSIDSIGMPSAEAEDVNTTLSIRVNFNSTDSIMKPETKDTFKQVNSLNSFRCCNISSLTTAGTNDSNANKKHEQGTGTSAWNGIFPPGGSNTTTKTTSASSHVTQSFVIPTFLTVVLTVLQALLPVANMAFFYPVYATKLRDLIISILGPQGVPLIFGTNGVLHLIVDVMKL from the exons ATGGTCGTGCAGCTGACGTGGACCCGAGTTATATTTTG GTGCGTGGTGTGGGCTGAGATGAAGCTGACAGCATCCTTATTCAAAGTCCACCCG AAAATGAATGGTGGAGCCATGGACGGACCAGCTCTTTTCTCCCTAAACTTTGTTAATGGAAGTTCCGGCAACACCACTTTCGTGCCCACAGCAGTTGAGATGGACAATCCAGTCGATACAACAACCTCCGGTAATAAATCTCTCGCTCCAGAAGTTTATGCAGCAGTCACTGTGTCTCCACTATCTGATGCGAGAAAGTTAAATGCCCCTGATGATACAGCTGTGAAGTCAGTGGTCACTGAACCTGGTTTTGGTTCAATCGACAGTATTGGAATGCCTTCAGCAGAGGCTGAAGATGTTAATACTACTCTGTCAATACGAGTTAATTTCAACTCTACAGACAGTATTATGAAACCTGAGACAAAAGATACTTTTAAACAAGTGAATAGCTTGAATAGCTTTCGCTGCTGTAATATTAGCTCTTTAACAACAGCAGGCACAAATGATTCTAATGCCAACAAAAAACATGAGCAAGGCACTGGAACAAGTGCCTGGAATGGCATCTTTCCTCCTGGAGGTTCCAATACCACCACAAAAACCACCTCTGCTTCCAGTCATGTGACTCAGAGCTTTGTCATCCCCACGTTCCTGACAGTAGTCTTGACTGTACTACAAGCACTGCTGCCAGTAGCCAATATGGCCTTCTTTTACCCCGTGTATGCCACCAAGCTCAGAGATCTCATAATCTCCATTCTTGGACCCCAAGGTGTCCCATTAATTTTTGGCACTAATGGAGTTTTACACCTCATTGTTGATGTGATGAAATTATAA